A genomic segment from Bacillus cereus G9842 encodes:
- a CDS encoding glycoside hydrolase family 10 protein, with the protein MIVKRLLMICCIVILFIPFSFISPHSTYAEVNTTYKKHELRAVWIASVLNIDWPTKTGLPIEKQKQEFIRLLDDVKSTGMNAVVVQIKPTADAFYPSNYGPWSEYITGTQGKDPGYDPLAFMIEEAHKRNIEFHAWINPYRITMNHTDINRLSNNHPARQHPNWVVPYGGKLYYNPGIPEVKKFITEGALEIVQNYDIDALHMDDYFYPYKVAGEEFPDQKTYETYNNGKFTNIEDWRRNNVNELVKDLNTAIKQEKSYVKFGISPFGVWRNIADDPTGSNTTAGQRNYDDLYADTREWIQKGYIDYITPQIYWNIGFTPAAYDILVDWWVKETNNKPIHLYIGQAAYKINNNSVSAWSDPEEYPRQITLNRLYPEIKGSMHFSLKDINNNPLGVKDRLSKDIYIHPALIPPMPWIDHDPPKQPTLKGAIPRNEGIAIGIIDNRDNDSAYYAIYRANGQNEVDIQNPKNLLTTVRKTKLGEIYVDKTVISGEMYTYVVTAVDRLHNESVASSHTTVRAK; encoded by the coding sequence AAACATGAATTACGTGCTGTATGGATCGCATCAGTTCTGAATATTGATTGGCCCACAAAAACTGGCTTACCTATTGAAAAGCAGAAACAAGAATTTATAAGATTATTAGACGATGTAAAAAGCACTGGTATGAATGCAGTTGTTGTACAAATTAAACCAACAGCTGATGCTTTCTATCCCTCAAATTACGGCCCTTGGTCTGAATACATTACGGGTACACAAGGAAAAGACCCCGGATACGATCCACTTGCATTTATGATTGAAGAAGCACACAAAAGAAATATAGAATTCCACGCATGGATTAATCCATACCGAATAACGATGAATCACACTGATATAAATCGATTATCAAATAATCACCCTGCAAGGCAACACCCCAATTGGGTTGTACCTTATGGCGGAAAGTTATATTACAATCCCGGTATTCCAGAAGTGAAAAAATTTATAACAGAAGGTGCTTTAGAAATCGTACAAAATTACGATATTGATGCGCTGCATATGGATGATTATTTTTACCCATATAAAGTAGCCGGTGAAGAATTTCCAGATCAGAAAACATACGAAACATATAATAACGGTAAATTTACAAATATAGAAGATTGGCGACGTAACAATGTAAATGAACTTGTAAAAGATTTAAATACTGCTATAAAACAAGAAAAATCATACGTAAAGTTTGGCATTAGTCCGTTCGGTGTATGGCGAAATATAGCTGACGATCCGACTGGCTCTAACACAACCGCAGGCCAAAGAAACTATGATGACCTTTATGCTGACACACGTGAGTGGATACAAAAAGGATATATTGACTACATTACACCGCAAATATATTGGAATATAGGTTTCACCCCAGCTGCATATGACATATTAGTAGATTGGTGGGTTAAAGAAACAAATAACAAACCGATTCACCTATACATCGGTCAAGCGGCCTATAAAATTAATAATAACTCCGTCTCTGCTTGGTCTGATCCAGAAGAATATCCAAGACAAATTACATTAAACCGGCTATATCCTGAAATAAAAGGTAGTATGCATTTTAGCTTAAAAGATATTAATAACAATCCACTTGGAGTTAAAGATAGACTCTCAAAAGACATATATATACATCCTGCATTAATCCCGCCTATGCCTTGGATTGATCATGATCCACCAAAACAACCGACATTAAAAGGTGCCATTCCAAGAAATGAAGGTATTGCAATCGGTATCATTGATAATAGAGATAATGATTCTGCTTATTACGCTATTTACCGCGCGAATGGGCAAAATGAAGTGGATATACAAAATCCTAAAAATTTACTTACTACTGTAAGAAAAACAAAACTTGGAGAAATTTATGTAGATAAAACCGTTATTTCTGGAGAAATGTATACGTATGTCGTAACTGCAGTTGATCGATTGCATAATGAAAGTGTGGCTTCTAGTCATACTACCGTTAGAGCAAAATAA